The proteins below are encoded in one region of Clostridium estertheticum:
- a CDS encoding methyl-accepting chemotaxis protein has product MASQSNLLALNAAIEAARAGDAGRGFGVVASEIKKLSQLSSESAKKVFKTLLEIQKSIIKITDVINSSSLIADSQAAATQEITATLEEITASAEILAKISKME; this is encoded by the coding sequence ATTGCCTCACAATCGAATTTATTAGCATTAAATGCTGCCATTGAAGCTGCAAGAGCAGGTGATGCAGGTAGAGGCTTTGGTGTAGTTGCAAGTGAAATAAAGAAGTTGTCTCAGTTAAGTAGTGAATCAGCAAAAAAGGTATTTAAAACTCTACTTGAAATACAAAAATCCATAATAAAGATTACAGATGTAATTAATAGTTCAAGTTTAATTGCTGACTCCCAAGCAGCCGCAACGCAAGAGATAACCGCAACTTTAGAGGAAATAACTGCATCTGCTGAAATATTAGCAAAGATATCAAAAATGGAATAA
- a CDS encoding L,D-transpeptidase family protein, protein METEVQESAIKPIRKRKKIVLGIIISILILLIIYFGMAIYFMNHFYFGSVINSINVSGKSVEDVNKQMASEIQTYKLNIKERGGKNEQIRGAEIGLKYDANADFKVFKDKQNPYKWILAVFNTKDSKMIAKVKYDEDLLKEKLGRLSCFDSSKVVEPKNASYKYTENGYVIVAEIIGNKGDKDILYNYAIDAVSTGKAIIDLESINYYVKPEYTSKSLKVVATRDMLNKYVSSKITYTFGKDKEILDGTTINKWFTVDENNEITFNEKYVESYMDVLASKYNTVAKTRNFVSSSGKKINIGGGSYGWSINKVKETKDLISMIKQGKSIEREPAYYQTALARGNDDIGNTYVEIDLTGQHLWFYKNGKLITQGDVVTGNAGSDKTRTPSGIYKIDYKETNATLVGENYASPVKFWMPFNKGIGIHDASWRSNFGGALYKTGGSHGCVNSPYEVAKTIFNNIEVGTPVVCY, encoded by the coding sequence ATGGAAACTGAAGTACAAGAGTCAGCAATAAAACCAATAAGAAAGCGTAAGAAAATTGTTTTGGGCATTATAATTTCTATACTTATTTTGCTTATTATATACTTTGGGATGGCAATATATTTCATGAATCATTTTTATTTTGGTTCTGTAATAAATAGCATTAATGTTTCGGGTAAAAGTGTAGAGGATGTAAATAAACAAATGGCATCTGAGATTCAAACATATAAGCTAAACATAAAAGAACGTGGTGGTAAAAATGAACAGATTAGAGGAGCAGAGATTGGCTTAAAGTATGATGCGAATGCTGATTTTAAAGTGTTTAAAGATAAACAGAATCCTTATAAATGGATCTTGGCAGTTTTTAATACGAAAGATTCTAAAATGATAGCAAAAGTTAAATATGATGAAGATTTATTAAAAGAAAAATTGGGCAGGCTCTCTTGTTTTGATAGTAGTAAAGTAGTTGAACCTAAAAATGCTAGCTATAAATATACAGAGAATGGTTATGTAATTGTCGCTGAAATTATTGGAAACAAGGGAGATAAAGACATCTTATATAATTATGCCATAGATGCAGTGAGCACGGGCAAAGCAATAATAGATTTAGAGTCAATTAATTACTATGTTAAGCCAGAATATACTTCGAAATCTCTGAAGGTAGTTGCTACAAGGGACATGCTTAACAAATATGTATCTTCAAAGATTACATATACTTTTGGGAAAGATAAGGAGATTTTAGATGGGACTACAATAAATAAGTGGTTTACAGTTGATGAGAATAATGAAATAACATTTAATGAAAAGTACGTTGAAAGCTATATGGACGTACTTGCTAGTAAATATAATACAGTTGCTAAGACGAGAAATTTTGTTTCATCATCAGGGAAGAAAATTAACATTGGTGGTGGTAGTTATGGCTGGTCAATTAATAAGGTTAAAGAAACTAAAGATTTAATTTCAATGATAAAGCAAGGGAAGTCTATAGAAAGAGAACCAGCATATTATCAAACCGCATTAGCTCGGGGTAATGATGATATTGGAAATACCTATGTAGAAATAGATCTTACAGGGCAACACTTATGGTTTTATAAAAACGGAAAACTAATAACACAAGGGGATGTTGTCACAGGTAATGCTGGATCTGATAAGACTAGAACACCAAGTGGGATTTATAAGATCGATTATAAAGAAACAAATGCAACTCTTGTAGGTGAAAACTACGCTTCTCCTGTGAAGTTTTGGATGCCTTTTAACAAAGGAATAGGTATTCATGATGCAAGTTGGCGAAGTAATTTTGGGGGAGCGTTGTATAAGACAGGTGGATCCCATGGTTGTGTAAATTCACCATATGAGGTAGCAAAAACAATATTTAATAATATAGAGGTAGGCACTCCAGTTGTTTGTTATTAG
- a CDS encoding FAD-binding oxidoreductase, whose amino-acid sequence MNFQGLTGKVITPCDKEYAILRLEYNLDINKFPLAIVYCHNYIDVSNAIKWCTRNCVELRVRTRGHNYEGYSTGTGVLVIDISCISEVNIDTKHDIAVIQAGANLLSIYSKLADKGYGFNGGTCPTVGISGLVLGGGIGLSCRNFGLVTDNLLEIQLVNEHGILIIANDHINSELFWACRGAGGGNFGVVISYTFKIHKVDKITVIQLRWNEASREEFFDLWQCFFKTATEKISCFAGFNKEGIYLNGFFYGDKLEAEKILKDFLLLPGLLETSSIEYVPFISAVKAIASFYGPPNRFKATGRFVYKTLSERNIKKLVQFVDNSPGEYNCFIRLYSLGGAIKEVPSNSSAYYYRKAEYIIGITADFKKDDDSEIYKEWVAEVLQYVNPLTNGTYVNFPYAELKNYGNAYYGKNYPLLRVVKTIYDPCNIFKFQQSIKPLII is encoded by the coding sequence TTGAATTTTCAAGGACTAACAGGTAAAGTTATAACCCCTTGCGATAAAGAATATGCTATTTTAAGACTTGAATACAACCTGGACATTAACAAATTCCCTTTAGCCATTGTTTATTGTCATAATTATATAGATGTATCTAATGCAATTAAATGGTGCACGAGAAACTGCGTAGAACTCCGCGTTCGTACCAGAGGTCATAATTATGAAGGTTATTCAACAGGTACGGGTGTATTAGTAATTGATATATCTTGTATAAGTGAAGTTAATATAGATACTAAACATGATATTGCAGTAATACAGGCTGGTGCAAACCTTTTGAGCATATACTCAAAACTTGCCGATAAGGGTTATGGTTTCAATGGTGGTACATGTCCTACAGTTGGTATTTCTGGCTTAGTATTAGGAGGAGGAATAGGATTATCCTGTAGAAATTTCGGCTTAGTTACGGACAATCTTTTAGAAATACAACTAGTGAATGAACACGGCATTCTAATAATTGCAAATGATCACATCAACTCAGAGTTATTCTGGGCGTGTAGAGGCGCAGGTGGAGGAAATTTCGGAGTAGTAATATCTTATACCTTTAAAATTCATAAAGTGGACAAAATTACTGTTATACAGCTTAGATGGAATGAAGCCTCTAGGGAAGAGTTTTTTGACCTTTGGCAATGTTTCTTTAAAACTGCCACTGAAAAAATTAGCTGTTTCGCTGGTTTTAATAAAGAAGGCATCTATTTAAACGGATTTTTCTATGGAGATAAATTAGAAGCAGAAAAAATTCTAAAAGATTTTCTATTGCTTCCTGGTTTATTAGAAACTTCATCAATAGAATATGTACCTTTTATTTCTGCAGTAAAAGCTATTGCTTCTTTTTATGGACCTCCAAATAGATTTAAAGCCACCGGAAGATTTGTGTATAAGACGTTATCTGAAAGAAATATTAAAAAATTAGTCCAGTTCGTGGACAATAGTCCTGGCGAATATAATTGCTTTATTAGACTATACTCTTTAGGTGGTGCAATAAAAGAAGTACCTAGTAATAGCTCAGCATATTACTATAGAAAGGCCGAATATATTATTGGGATAACAGCGGACTTTAAAAAGGATGATGATTCAGAAATCTATAAAGAATGGGTCGCAGAGGTTTTACAATATGTTAACCCACTAACAAATGGAACGTATGTAAATTTCCCTTATGCAGAGCTTAAAAACTATGGAAATGCCTACTACGGTAAAAATTATCCTCTTCTTAGAGTGGTAAAAACAATATACGATCCCTGCAATATATTTAAATTTCAACAATCAATAAAACCTTTAATAATATAA
- a CDS encoding ABC transporter ATP-binding protein, with amino-acid sequence MFVNFKHDNLDLPGHKYVILKEKPKRIKEGKILKMDTKEFQKRSLVSIFFSYFKPHKNLFILDMSCAFLIAVIDLSFPAITRYSLNKLIPINAYKTFITIMVIMLIAYTLRAFFYYIITYYGHSFGVLVEADIRSDLFQHMQELSYGYFDKNRTGQLMSRLTADLFDITELAHHGPEDVFISTLTIIGSLGILFTIQWKLTLVIALILPIFLLVVWYRRSEMSKASLEVKEKTASININIESGLSGMKTAKAFANENSEFDKFSVSNDAFKTSKTKFYKTMGYFNATMEFFLCILPATVILVGGILIMKGQMNQIDLITFTLYIATFITPIRKLSNFAELFATGGAGLVRFVDMMRTETEMKNDPNAIELGRVKGELDIENISFSYKKGIRVLHNISLHVDPGETIAVVGQSGGGKSTLCKLIPRFYDVDEGKILLDHVDIRSVTQESLHKNIGVVEQEIFLFADSILENIRYGRPDATPKEVAIAAKQAEIYDDIMAMSDGFNTFVGERGAMLSGGQKQRISIARIFLKNPPFLILDEATSALDSVTESKIQETFDSLIIGRTTFVIAHRLSTVRNADRILVFDSGNIIEDGNHECLMKKNGIYAELYKTQHISK; translated from the coding sequence ATGTTTGTAAATTTTAAACATGATAACTTAGATTTACCAGGACATAAATATGTTATACTGAAAGAAAAACCAAAACGCATAAAAGAAGGGAAAATACTAAAAATGGATACAAAAGAATTTCAAAAAAGATCTCTAGTTTCAATATTCTTCTCATATTTTAAACCACACAAGAATTTATTTATATTAGATATGTCATGTGCATTCTTAATTGCAGTTATTGACTTGTCATTTCCAGCAATAACTCGTTATTCTCTAAATAAACTAATACCTATTAATGCTTATAAAACTTTTATAACTATTATGGTGATTATGCTAATTGCTTATACATTAAGAGCCTTTTTCTACTATATAATAACGTACTATGGTCACTCTTTTGGTGTATTAGTAGAAGCAGATATAAGAAGCGATTTATTTCAACATATGCAGGAATTGTCTTATGGATACTTTGATAAAAACCGTACAGGTCAACTTATGAGTAGATTGACAGCAGATTTATTTGATATAACTGAGCTTGCTCATCATGGTCCTGAAGATGTTTTTATATCCACATTGACAATAATAGGATCACTAGGTATCTTATTTACTATTCAATGGAAATTAACTTTGGTTATTGCTTTAATCTTGCCTATATTTTTATTAGTTGTATGGTATAGACGTTCCGAAATGTCAAAAGCTTCTCTGGAAGTGAAAGAAAAAACTGCTTCTATAAATATAAATATTGAATCAGGGCTTTCAGGCATGAAAACAGCAAAAGCATTTGCAAATGAGAATTCAGAATTTGATAAGTTTAGTGTATCAAATGATGCTTTCAAAACATCTAAAACCAAATTTTATAAGACTATGGGATATTTCAATGCTACAATGGAATTTTTCCTTTGTATTTTGCCAGCAACAGTTATCTTAGTAGGTGGTATATTAATTATGAAAGGACAGATGAATCAAATTGATTTAATCACTTTTACTTTATATATTGCTACTTTTATAACTCCAATTAGAAAACTTTCAAACTTTGCTGAACTATTTGCAACAGGTGGAGCTGGACTTGTACGTTTTGTAGATATGATGCGTACTGAAACTGAAATGAAAAATGATCCTAATGCTATAGAACTAGGCAGAGTAAAAGGCGAATTAGATATTGAAAATATTAGCTTTTCTTATAAAAAAGGTATTCGAGTATTGCACAATATTTCTCTTCACGTTGATCCTGGCGAAACAATTGCAGTCGTAGGTCAATCAGGTGGAGGCAAATCAACACTATGCAAATTGATTCCCAGGTTCTATGATGTTGATGAAGGAAAAATTTTGCTTGACCATGTAGATATACGTAGTGTCACACAAGAATCTTTGCATAAAAATATTGGAGTTGTAGAACAAGAAATATTCCTTTTTGCTGATAGTATTCTCGAAAATATTAGATACGGTAGACCTGATGCTACTCCTAAGGAAGTTGCAATAGCCGCAAAACAGGCTGAGATTTATGATGATATTATGGCTATGTCTGATGGATTTAATACTTTTGTTGGCGAACGTGGTGCAATGCTTTCTGGTGGACAGAAACAACGTATTTCCATAGCCCGTATATTTCTAAAAAATCCACCATTCCTAATTTTAGACGAAGCAACTTCTGCCCTTGATAGTGTTACTGAATCTAAAATACAAGAAACTTTTGATAGTCTAATTATAGGCAGAACAACTTTTGTTATTGCTCATAGGTTATCAACAGTTAGAAATGCAGATAGAATTCTTGTATTTGATAGTGGAAATATTATTGAAGATGGAAATCACGAATGTTTAATGAAAAAAAACGGTATCTATGCTGAACTTTATAAAACTCAGCACATAAGTAAATAG
- a CDS encoding DUF6442 family protein, with amino-acid sequence MNKEEIFKKSKHENLWEDERSKQVTIKSEKDAAQIATFIIALVMFWKMYHKMPFNDLFGIIFIQPAITFLYKYKNKTEGKLYLFFGITLLCVSIIFLLDFFINGAN; translated from the coding sequence ATGAACAAAGAAGAAATTTTTAAAAAAAGCAAACATGAAAATTTATGGGAAGATGAAAGGAGTAAACAAGTTACAATAAAATCAGAAAAAGATGCAGCACAAATAGCAACTTTCATAATAGCATTAGTTATGTTTTGGAAGATGTATCATAAAATGCCTTTTAATGATTTGTTTGGAATTATTTTTATTCAACCTGCAATTACTTTTCTTTATAAGTATAAAAATAAAACAGAAGGAAAGTTATATTTATTTTTTGGAATTACACTGCTATGCGTCTCAATTATATTCTTATTAGATTTCTTTATTAATGGAGCTAACTAA
- a CDS encoding helix-turn-helix transcriptional regulator has protein sequence MEKLTLKNKLRVARAEKKLTQDGLAEMIGVSRQTISSIETGQFCPTAKLALILCISLDMKFEELFYFD, from the coding sequence ATGGAAAAATTAACTTTGAAAAACAAACTAAGAGTTGCAAGAGCAGAAAAAAAGCTAACTCAAGATGGTTTAGCTGAAATGATTGGAGTTTCTCGGCAAACAATAAGTTCAATTGAAACTGGACAATTTTGTCCAACTGCGAAACTTGCACTTATCCTTTGCATTTCATTGGATATGAAGTTTGAAGAGTTATTTTACTTTGATTAA